The Candidatus Poseidoniia archaeon genome contains the following window.
GTGCAGCCCCACGGGTGCTCCCGCAAGTGGCTCGCCTCGGCCGCCACAATCGCCTCTGCCGCCTGCCGCAGGTCGTCGCGCGCGAAGTGCCATCCCAAGCGCACCAATGCCTGCGCCGCCACCCCGCTAGGCGACGGCGTAGCGCCATCGAGTGGCTCGCGGTGGCGGAAGTAAAGCAATTCCTGGTCGCTGCCGCTGGCCCACAGCCCACCATCCTCGGCACCGAAAAGCGCAAGCAATTCCTCGCCGAGCGCGAGTGCCCATTCCAGGTGCCATGCGGTGCCGTTCGCCTCGTAGAGCGCCAGCATGCCCTCCGCAAGGCAGGCATAGTCGTCCAGAAACGCAGTCGGCCCCGCACGGCCATCGCGCCACGACCGCAGCAGCCGGCCCGAATCAGCAACAAGGTTGTTCTGCAGGAAGGTTGCGGCCTTGCTGGCGGCCTTTAAATATCGGTCGTCCTGAAAAATCCGGTAGCCTTCGGCCAGTGCAGAGATGGCAAGGCCGTTCCACGCCGTTAGCACCTTGTCGTCACGGCTAGGCGGTTCGCGTTGCCGGCGGGCGGCGAGCAATTTGCTGCGCGCTGCAGCGAGAGAAACCGCCAGTTCCGCTTCAGCCAGCCCCAGCGTCTGCGCCACTTCCTGCATCGGCAGCGGCGTGTGCAGTACGCTCTGCCCCTCCCAGTTGCCTTGCGGGGTCACGCCGTAAAAAGCGCAGAACGCCCGCGCCTCATCGGGCGCGAGCAGTGTCCGCATTTCGGCGTCACGCCAGACGTAGTATTTGCCTTCGACGCCTTCGGAATCGGCGTCCAGCGCCGACGCGAACCCGCCCTGCGGCAGCGCCATCTGCGCCAGCAGCCAGTCCAGCGTCTCACGCGCCACTTCGCTGAAGACGGGGGCGCCCGTGACCTGAAACGCCTCGATGTAGCAACGCGCCAGTTGCGCGTTGTCGTAGAGCATCTTCTCGAAGTGCGGCACCAGCCATTGCGCATCGACCGAGTAACGCGCGAAGCCGCCCGCCAAATGGTCGCGGATGCCGCCGGCGGCCATTCCACGCAACGTCGCCAACGCCATTTCGAGCGAGTGCGCGTCACCGCTGTCGTGGTGGTGGCGCAATAGCGTCGCGATGGTACCGGGGCTGGGGAACTTGGGCGCGCCACCGAAGCCGCCCAAGACCGTATCGAAGCTGGCGCGCCAGTGCGCGACGGCGGACGCGACCGCCTCATCGGCGGGAGCGTCCGCCTGCCCGCCTTCGGTAGCCTGCCCGCGCTGCAACGCCTCGGTCAGCGATTCAGCGCATTGCAGCAACTGCTCACGGTCATTTTCCCACGCCGCGGCGATGCGCCGCAGCAGGGTCGGGAAACCCGGCCTTCCATAGGCGTCGCGCGGCGGGAAGTATGTTCCGGCAAAGAACGGCTTCCTGTCAGGCGACAGGAAGACAGTCATTGGCCAGCCGCCGCTGCCACTCATTGCCTGCGTTGCAGCCATGTAGGCTGCATCGACATCGGGGCGCTCTTCGCGGTCGACCTTGATGTTGACAAAATGCTCGTTCATCAGCGCCGCCGTCGCCTCGTTCGCGAAGCTCTCGTGCTCCATGACGTGGCACCAGTGGCAGGCGGAGTAGCCGACCGAGAGCAGTAGCGGCTTTTCTTCAGCGCGGGCGTGTGCGAACGCCTCCTCGCCCCACGGGTACCAGTCAACCGGGTTCTGCGCATGCTGCAGCAGGTAGGGGCTGCTCTCCTGCGCCAGCCGGTTTGCCATCGAGGGCGAAAACTGCAGTCGTTATATACCGCCATGGCAAGCCGGCGCCATGCCTAGCTGCCTCGACAGCCTGCCCAACAACCTCGAACTTAGCTACGGCTGCGCCACGGAAATCGTGTCGACCGGGCCGATTGCAGCGCTGCTGATACTCATCATCGGAGTCCCGCTCATCAAAATCGCCAAGGCGTACCTGCGGCGATTCTTCGACCGCACCGAAATTGACGAAGGCATCGAGAACTTCATCTTCCGCATTGCGGGAGTGGCAATGTGGGCGATTGTGCTGCTGACCGCCGCCAGCGAGCTGGGAATCAATGTAACGGGAATCGTCGCAGCGCTCGGCATCGTCGGACTGGCGGTCGCCTTCGCGTCGCAGGATACCATGGAGAACATTATCGCTGGCATCTTCATCATCGTCGACCGGCCGTTCCGCGAAGGGGAACGCATCCTGCTGCCCAAGAAAATCGGCGGCCTTTACAGCAGCTGGGGCGACGTGCAGGAAATCGGCCTGCGCACCACTACCGTCCGCTCGACCGACGGAGTGATGCTGACTATCCCCAATAAGTTGCTGACCAAGGACGCGGTCGCCAACTTCAGCCACCGCCGCGACATGCAACTGCGCGTGCGCATCCGGCTGGGACTGACACCGACGTGGAGCAATGTTACGAAAGCCGAAGAAATCGTCAAGGATATTGCAGCAAACCACCCGGACATCTGTCAGGACAAACCGAAGCCGCCGGAAGCAGTCCTGCGCGACTTCGGCGACCAGGACGTAATCATGGAAATCCGCTACTACGTCGAGAACGCCAAGCGGATGCGCCCTTCGAAGTCTTTCTTCGTCACCGAAATCCTGCGCCGCTTCGAAGCAGAGAAGGTCACGCTGGCGTTCCCGGTGCGCATCAACATGAACAGCGACGTAGAACTAAGCGACTTCGGTTTTTGAAGACAGGTTTAAATCGCACGGCAGGCTCGCCCGCCGGAGATAGAATGAGCTTTGAAGTCCCCGACCTGCCCTACGCTTTCGACGCGCTCGAGCCGCATATCGACGCGCGCACGATGGAAATCCACCACGACAAGCACCACGCCGCCTATGTCAACATGCTTAACGCCGCGGTCGAAGCCGCCGGCGACGCCTGCGCCGGCAAGTCAGTCGAAGAACTGATTTGCAACCTTGACGCGGTGCCGGAAGCGCAGCGCGGCGCGGTGCGCAACCATGGCGGTGGCCACTTCAACCACTCACTTTTCTGGAGCGTCATGGCCGCCGACGGCGGGTCGCCTGGCGGGGAACTGGCTGCGGCCATCGACGCAGCCTTCGGGTCGCTGGACGGCCTCAGGGAAGCGCTGCACAAGGCGGGCATGACCCGCTTCGGCTCCGGCTGGGCATGGCTCTGCTCCGACGGGGGCAAGCTCAGTACCTGCTCGACCGCCAATCAGGACAACCCGCTGATGGGGCCGGCGCACGGCGGGCACGACTGTGGCACCCCCATCCTGGGAGTGGACGTCTGGGAGCACGCCTACTACCTGCGCTACCAGAACCTGCGCGGCGACTACCTCAATGCCTGTTGCAAAGTCCTAAACTGGGCTGAAGTCAACCGGCGCTACGCCGAAACGCTCTGAAACGACTTACACAGATTCCCGTCGGGGCGCCAGCTCCGCAACCAGGTTGCCGAGCAGCAGCGCACCACCGCCGAGCAGCAGCCAGCCATTGGCGGTCACCATCCCGTAAGTAATGGCGAGCAGCGTCGCCCAGACCGGCTCGAGCGCGTAGAGAATCGCTGCCCGGACCGGGTCGAGCAGCTTCTGGCAGCGGTTCACCAGCAGCAGCGCGACGAACGTCCCGAAGAAGGCTGAGAGCAGCAGTGGCTCCAGGAAGGCAGGGTCACCCAGCAGCCCGCCCAGCAAGGCGGGCTGCGCCAGCATTTGCAGGTCGAGCAGCAGCAGTCCCAGCAGCGCGGCCAGCGTGATTGAGCTGAACGTTACCCCAAGCGGCGAAACACGCCGCGTAACAACGTCGGTCGCGATGATGTGGCCCGCGAAGAGCAGCGCGCTGAGTACGGTGAGCCACTCGGGCCAGTTGAAGTGCAATTGCGGCGGCCCCTGAATCCAGCCGGCACCGAAAGTCGCCAGCACCGCGCCAGCGAGCAGCGTCGTCGACTGCAAGCGTCCGCGCCAGCCCGCGAGCAGCAGCGCGGTGAAGACCACGTAAAGGCTGGTCAGGAACGCCGAGACGGCGGGCGAAAGTTGCGCAATGGCGACCATCTGGAACAGGAAACCGCCGAACATGAAGCCCGCCAGCAAGCCCCCGTCGCGCCACACCGCGCGGTCCCGTATGGCGCTGCGCACGCCGGGGAGCAGCGGCAGCAGCACGCCGCCGAGCGCGAAGCGCAGCGTCACGAACAGCGTCGCGCCCAGAGCAGCGGCACCGTGGGTGTCGGCGGCAGTCATGGCGCGCTTGAGCCAGACGAAGGTCCAGCCCCAGATCAGCGTAACGGCCAGGAGCGCGAGCGTCGCCTGCCGGGGGTTCAAACCACGCCCTGGTCGAGCATGGCATTGGCCACTTTCAGGAAACCGGCAATATTGGCGCCAACGACAAGGTCACCCGCATGGCCATATTTTTCGGCCGCTTCCGCACATTGGGCGTGGATGCCAGTCATGATGGTGTCCAGCCGGCTGTCAACCTCCTCACGACTCCACTCGCTGAAGTAGGCGTTCTGCGCCATCTCCAGCGCCGATACGGCAACGCCACCAGCGTTAGCTGCCTTGGCTGGGCCGAAGGCGATTTTCGCCGCCTGGAATATTTCGACCGCCTCTGGCGTCGTGGGCATGTTGGCACCCTCACATACTGCGATGGTGCCGCCCTTTGCCAAAGCTTTCGCACCAGCCTTCTCGATTTCGTTCTGCGTCGCGCACGGCAGCGCAATGTCGCACTTGACCGACCACGGCCGCTTGCCAGCGTGGTAGCTGGCCGACTTGGACTTCTTGGCGTATTCACTAATACGGCCACGACGGTTGTTCTTCAGCTCCATGACCCACGCCAGCTTCTTGGCGTCGATACCATCGGGGTCGTGCACAAATCCCCCGGAATCGGACATCGTCAGCACCTTACCGCCATACGAAATCACCTTCTCGGCACAGAACTGCGCCACGTTGCCGCTGCCGGAAATCGTGCATGTCTTCCCGTCAATATCCTCACCGCGTGCCTTGAGCATCTCGCGCAGGAAGTAGACCTGCCCATAGCCGGTCGCCTCGGGCCG
Protein-coding sequences here:
- a CDS encoding thioredoxin domain-containing protein, whose amino-acid sequence is MANRLAQESSPYLLQHAQNPVDWYPWGEEAFAHARAEEKPLLLSVGYSACHWCHVMEHESFANEATAALMNEHFVNIKVDREERPDVDAAYMAATQAMSGSGGWPMTVFLSPDRKPFFAGTYFPPRDAYGRPGFPTLLRRIAAAWENDREQLLQCAESLTEALQRGQATEGGQADAPADEAVASAVAHWRASFDTVLGGFGGAPKFPSPGTIATLLRHHHDSGDAHSLEMALATLRGMAAGGIRDHLAGGFARYSVDAQWLVPHFEKMLYDNAQLARCYIEAFQVTGAPVFSEVARETLDWLLAQMALPQGGFASALDADSEGVEGKYYVWRDAEMRTLLAPDEARAFCAFYGVTPQGNWEGQSVLHTPLPMQEVAQTLGLAEAELAVSLAAARSKLLAARRQREPPSRDDKVLTAWNGLAISALAEGYRIFQDDRYLKAASKAATFLQNNLVADSGRLLRSWRDGRAGPTAFLDDYACLAEGMLALYEANGTAWHLEWALALGEELLALFGAEDGGLWASGSDQELLYFRHREPLDGATPSPSGVAAQALVRLGWHFARDDLRQAAEAIVAAEASHLREHPWGCTSLMEAAQMLRQPPVELVLVGDGPTPGFDAALAAHFLPRRMLARHVFSTGDQPPFPALVGKPLVDGRPALYVCHNFACREPVVEPEQVGAALPQHP
- a CDS encoding mechanosensitive ion channel family protein; protein product: MPSCLDSLPNNLELSYGCATEIVSTGPIAALLILIIGVPLIKIAKAYLRRFFDRTEIDEGIENFIFRIAGVAMWAIVLLTAASELGINVTGIVAALGIVGLAVAFASQDTMENIIAGIFIIVDRPFREGERILLPKKIGGLYSSWGDVQEIGLRTTTVRSTDGVMLTIPNKLLTKDAVANFSHRRDMQLRVRIRLGLTPTWSNVTKAEEIVKDIAANHPDICQDKPKPPEAVLRDFGDQDVIMEIRYYVENAKRMRPSKSFFVTEILRRFEAEKVTLAFPVRINMNSDVELSDFGF
- a CDS encoding superoxide dismutase, yielding MSFEVPDLPYAFDALEPHIDARTMEIHHDKHHAAYVNMLNAAVEAAGDACAGKSVEELICNLDAVPEAQRGAVRNHGGGHFNHSLFWSVMAADGGSPGGELAAAIDAAFGSLDGLREALHKAGMTRFGSGWAWLCSDGGKLSTCSTANQDNPLMGPAHGGHDCGTPILGVDVWEHAYYLRYQNLRGDYLNACCKVLNWAEVNRRYAETL
- a CDS encoding DMT family transporter; its protein translation is MNPRQATLALLAVTLIWGWTFVWLKRAMTAADTHGAAALGATLFVTLRFALGGVLLPLLPGVRSAIRDRAVWRDGGLLAGFMFGGFLFQMVAIAQLSPAVSAFLTSLYVVFTALLLAGWRGRLQSTTLLAGAVLATFGAGWIQGPPQLHFNWPEWLTVLSALLFAGHIIATDVVTRRVSPLGVTFSSITLAALLGLLLLDLQMLAQPALLGGLLGDPAFLEPLLLSAFFGTFVALLLVNRCQKLLDPVRAAILYALEPVWATLLAITYGMVTANGWLLLGGGALLLGNLVAELAPRRESV
- the gdhA gene encoding NADP-specific glutamate dehydrogenase, with the protein product MSYVDEVFEQVKRRDPDQPEFHQAVWEVLESLAPVLELHTEYREYRVLERLVEPERMITFRVPWADDRGRVQVNRGMRVEFNSAIGPYKGGLRFHPSVNLGIIKFLGFEQIFKNALTTRPIGGGKGGSDFDPKGKSDNEVMRFCQSFMTELFRHIGANIDVPAGDIGVGGREIGYLFGQYKRLTRRWEGVLTGKGHGWGGSLIRPEATGYGQVYFLREMLKARGEDIDGKTCTISGSGNVAQFCAEKVISYGGKVLTMSDSGGFVHDPDGIDAKKLAWVMELKNNRRGRISEYAKKSKSASYHAGKRPWSVKCDIALPCATQNEIEKAGAKALAKGGTIAVCEGANMPTTPEAVEIFQAAKIAFGPAKAANAGGVAVSALEMAQNAYFSEWSREEVDSRLDTIMTGIHAQCAEAAEKYGHAGDLVVGANIAGFLKVANAMLDQGVV